One bacterium DNA window includes the following coding sequences:
- a CDS encoding sialidase family protein has product MLHIEMGELMFRLLLLAFILIPMVAVGSSLSQVSTENISTKNARLHKACQQLPFATSAWVINLNDGKLAAVDNEGIQISSDDGKTWSEPRQIKMPDGTVPQRWEHGTIMLQTKSGVLIMLYMEQGSSFYEWNNELGKPDPRCKLDVWACRSMDGGKTWTDFNRILDGYNGQIIDIKQLSTGRVATLIQDMYMDLGRHYLFGCVSDDEGKTWKRGSNIDIGGHGDHDGALEPTLVELTDGQVMTLIRTNLDEFWSAYSDTHGLYWRVIKPSGIDASSAPGYLLRLASGRIALIWIRVGLEKTPNIQRIPVCQMTETPFSWNRAELSIMFSSDDGKTWSKPVVAAAALEGEMAYAYMLERKSGEIWIIVRCPHGDPVSFKLYEKDFVRNGKYKRYKTTHGSDHYTK; this is encoded by the coding sequence ATGTTGCATATTGAAATGGGGGAGCTTATGTTCAGATTACTTTTACTCGCATTCATTCTCATACCTATGGTTGCTGTGGGTTCATCTTTGTCACAAGTATCGACTGAGAATATCTCAACCAAGAATGCGAGGCTTCATAAGGCCTGCCAACAGCTGCCATTTGCGACATCGGCCTGGGTTATTAATCTAAATGATGGGAAGCTTGCCGCTGTCGACAATGAGGGAATTCAAATCAGCAGCGATGATGGTAAAACGTGGTCGGAACCTCGCCAGATCAAAATGCCGGATGGAACTGTGCCTCAGCGGTGGGAGCATGGGACGATTATGCTTCAGACCAAGAGCGGCGTTCTCATCATGCTATATATGGAGCAGGGAAGCAGCTTCTATGAATGGAACAACGAACTCGGCAAGCCTGATCCCCGGTGCAAACTCGACGTGTGGGCGTGCCGCAGCATGGATGGGGGTAAGACTTGGACGGACTTCAACCGAATATTGGACGGCTACAACGGGCAAATTATCGACATCAAACAGCTTTCGACCGGGCGTGTAGCGACTCTTATTCAGGATATGTATATGGATTTGGGGCGGCATTATCTGTTTGGCTGTGTAAGCGATGATGAGGGAAAGACGTGGAAACGCGGCAGCAACATCGACATCGGCGGGCATGGTGACCATGATGGCGCGCTTGAACCCACATTGGTCGAGCTTACCGATGGGCAAGTGATGACGCTCATTCGCACCAATCTGGATGAGTTCTGGTCTGCCTATTCCGATACGCATGGCCTCTATTGGCGGGTGATCAAACCAAGCGGTATCGATGCAAGCTCTGCACCGGGATATCTGCTCAGATTGGCCAGTGGTCGGATCGCTCTGATTTGGATTCGAGTTGGCTTGGAAAAAACTCCGAATATTCAGCGTATCCCCGTTTGCCAGATGACGGAAACGCCCTTTAGTTGGAACCGAGCTGAGCTTAGCATCATGTTTTCCTCTGACGACGGCAAGACATGGAGCAAGCCGGTGGTTGCCGCGGCCGCGTTAGAAGGAGAAATGGCTTATGCCTACATGCTGGAACGTAAGTCAGGCGAAATTTGGATCATTGTCCGGTGCCCGCATGGCGATCCCGTCAGCTTCAAGTTGTATGAAAAGGACTTCGTTCGTAATGGCAAATATAAACGATACAAAACAACGCACGGTTCTGACCACTACACAAAGTGA